The Juglans microcarpa x Juglans regia isolate MS1-56 chromosome 8D, Jm3101_v1.0, whole genome shotgun sequence genomic sequence caaaccaaattgCTGCTCCCAAGCCTCAATTCCCATTATTATTGTTATCTTCTTGTTGCTAATTctagctgctgctgctgctctcCATAGATTCAGAGCTTATGATGAAGTGGAGAACGATTTCTCTCCTCTTCGTGATCTTCCTGCTTTCCATTTGTCTTAGTTTTCATGGTTTGGTTTTGGCTCACGACTTTCCCCATGAGGAACCCGACATGATGAGATTGGAGTTAATACATCGGCACAGTCCTCAACTCATTGGGACAGTGCATGGGGGGCCATGGCCTTTTAAAACTCGGCTGGAACGCATTAAAGAGCTTGTCGAGCGTGACATCGTGCGGCACCGAGTCACCATCTCCCACAAACGCGGCGGCCAAGGCCGGTTGAGCACGAGGAGAAAGGACCAGGAAACCTCTGCCGAAATGCCAATGCGCTCGGGTGCGGATTATGGGACGGGTCAGTACTTTGTGCACGTCAAAGTTGGGAAGCCGGCGCGGTCATTTCTTCTGATTGCGGATGCTGGGAGTGAGTTGACATGGGTGAACTGTAGATATGGTTGTGGGTCGAAGAACTGCAACACCCACAAAGGAAGACTAAGAGACCATCGGCGGGTGTATCTCGCGGATCGCTCTTCTTCCTTTGAGACTATCCCATGCTCATCCAAGATGTGTAAGATTGAGCTCGTGAATCTCTTCTCCCTCGTGCGCTGCCCCACGCCATCCACCCCCTGCGCCTATGATTACAGGTTTGTAACTTcgtttttcttgttcttttccatTTGGGCAAGATCACATTCACATTATGGGCGATAAAAACTGTCCAGTTTAGCATTTCTAATGGTTAATCACAAATGTTTGGTCAAACAATATGGTACGGAAGTAAATATTGTAAGATCTAATGAGGCAACAATGGCTTAATTATGGGAAACAGATGATCGAGTATCGAGTGATTCGGGTTCCaatggagaaggaaaaaaaatcaaccaatgGAATACTTTTTTCAGGTCGAGTTCAGTCTTAAAAGCAAGCCTAAAATAGCTGGAACGTGTCtttattgaagtgagttgagtttggttggGTTTATTTAATAGACTACTGATACTTGCTATTGTGGGTTGAGAATTCATTATCAGCATCTCAACATCTTGGACCCTTGGTCACGGGTTGTTCTGTTATAATTAAATCAATGGACTGCAGCCACAAAAATAGTTAGCACACCCAATTCTCACAATCACATACACTGGTGAAGCAGGGCAATTTGACCTCCTGTTAAAAGCAAGCACTTGATCTCTTACCTAAATCCAAGACAAGATTTAAATGGCAGTTATTGTAAGTAGGTAAGCTTCACGCGACCCACAGTTTTGTACCCTTCTTCTGCATATGTCAGTTGCTGCAATGTCAATGCTAGTCGTTAATAATAAGCTGCATTTCATATAGTtcaaggctttttttttttttttttttttttttggcatccCCTCAATTTACCAGCactattttgatttgtttaccGACCTTGTGTATCCTGATTAGTTACCTTGACGGATCGGCTGCATTGGGGTTCTTCGCCAACGACACCATAACGGTTGGCCTAACAAATGGTAGGAAGATGATGCTAGAGAATGTGCTAATTGGGTGTACTGAGTCTACTCGGGGTGAGGGGTTCAAGGGAGCCGATGGTGTATTAGGGTTGGGCTACGGCAAGCACAGTTTTGCCACAAAAACAGCTGGAAAATTTGGTGACAAGTTTTCTTATTGCCTAGTTGATCACTTGAGCCCCAAGAACATCTCAAATCAGCTCATTTTTGGTACCAATAGAAATAAGCATTCATTGTCAAGGAATATCCAACAGACCAAGCTCCTACTCGATGCCATACCGCCATTCTATGCTGTAAGCATATTGGGCATCTCCATTGGTGGGGTGATGTTGAGAATACCAACAGAAGTTTGGGATGCAAGTCTTGGTGGTGGAACAATTCTTGATTCAGGCTCAAGCCTAACACTTCTAGCAGAGCCAGCTTACAAGCCTGTCATGACTGCATTGCAAATGTCTGTATCAACATATGAAAGATTGGACATAAAACCATTTGAGTATTGCTTCAAATCGACAGGATTCAATGAGTCATTGGTGCCAAGATTAGTATTTCATTTCACAGATGGAGCTCGATTTGAGCCGCCGGTTAAGAGCTATATCATTGACGTTGCTCCTCAGTCGAAGTGTCTCGGATTTGTGTCAGTAATTTGGCCTTCCACCTCTATAATTGGCAATATTATGCAGCAAAACAATTTGTGGGAATTTGATTTGGTTCAAGGTACAGTGGGTTTTGCGCCCTCTAGCTGCACCTAGTCCTCTTTAAGtcgattttcttttctattttctgttCACATACTTGtctatttttctgtttcttaAATTCTTTGCAATTCTTGTTGTAATTTCTTGAGCTTCAGCAAGTAAAATCACTTGGTTCATTGTTGGGATGTTTTTCTTCTAAATGAATGTGTTTTAAAGGAACAAGCGCAACCTCTGTGCGTGTATAAAGAGCATTGCATAAAGAACAAAACTCTATTCCTTGTGATTGATGTCTAAAGATTATTCTCCGAACAACATTATCCATTAGAATTTGGCATCTGTCTGTATGTgtatatgagtaatgctacatacagttgtAGCATGCGTAAACGCCtctttttatgtgagtctcgtattttattcattttttttaaaatgattgtacggTACTTGCATATTTACaattgtaactatcatttctctttcttctgtAGTCACTTGATCCAAATAACTTCAGGGCAACCACAATTAAAAGCATATTTTCTCCCCCTAAATGCAATtcattttcttgaaaacaaTGCATGTGAAACTTCGGAACTATCAATTTAGACAAGACATGAAACATATGCGCCTTCCCACTACTTGCATGTGACATGGGTTGAATTGATAGAGTCAAAGTTGTGGATGTAATACCCAAATGTCCTAGTGTGCTTGGAGAAAGTGAACATAAAAAACATGCATGCCATGTTAAATGCAGTAGAGTTGGCATTGGATGGCATCTagtttttttctcctttcttttttttttttttttttatttcatatgatAAAAGAGTTTGTAAAGAATAACTaataacaatcatattcattccATAATTTCACAACCCATTTTACAACCTATCAACATAATAGtgtcaaatcataaaatataataagattttattatttgagttttaaGTCCTCCAACTAAAATAgaatcgtaaaaaaaaaataaaaaataaaaattgtatatgTATCACTATTCAACTATATCACATTCACGTAGATATTATCTATTAACCAGatgttaatttaatttaaaaataattcttctcatcaattactattcattacatCATACCTCacacttatgaaaaaaaaattattagatatagAGTGtggaatataaaaataaataataactgatgtataacaaaatttttaatttaaacattCATACCTACTCAAAATAGATATATCCATtgacaccaaaaaaaaaaaaaacaaaaaaaaaatggtggggTAGTGAAATAGGTTGACAAATATATGGGTAACTATGTGATAATGATTTATCATATACATTGAATTTTGCACAACATGCATGCTTACTAGAAGAACATGGCGTAGAATGAACAATGATTACAACTACGCAACACAATTAATGCTACTCACGCGAATCAACGTGAGTGACACCATTTCTGACGTGCACGcctaaaacacacacacacacaaaaaaaaaaaaagaaaaaagaaagagaaaaccaATAATGCAGGGGGGCAGAGATGCTTGTTTGCTGCTCTATTAATTTCTTCACTCAAAACAAACAACATTTGATTCGTCTCTTCGTGCACATTTTGATTTGGGGGAGGGAAAGCTTTAGAACTGAATCCAATGACATTTCAATAATAGTATTTGATGAATGATGATTAAGATTACCTAATTTCAATCAGAAATATCTTAAAGTGGGACCCCACAATCAATCCATTTGTCAgtttatcatcatcatcctaaAACATTTGACTATACTTTGTGCTAAGCAGCTCAATGATTATTATTTGGGTGGGGCCGGTGGTATTTGAGTGCAGCTTGTAGAACGTGGCATCCATCATCCACAAAagtttattataaagtaaattttatcgttttcaatcatatttattgtatgatatattttaaataataattattaaattgattaataaaagCAATGGTTAAAAATGATTCATAACTATACGTGTGACtgtagataataaaatataagataaaaaatagcattattaaataaatatagatatagaaGATATCAATCGAATGAAGATTTATTCAGGTTATTGGTGAAATGTAGATATAGAGTATTGCTATTGGACCATCTGAAACTTACTACTCAAATGCCACCATCACGTAGTGccacatattttattaaaaaaatataaagaaatatattcaaatcaaaatagCATCCAAAAATACATAAATGACCAAGTagcattattttaaaaaataaaaaataaaaaaatcatgtggcATCACATGATGGTGGTATGGATTATATGAGGTAAGTTTTATATGGAgaagtagcattattcataaaTGTATAATATGGATCTTAccgtattaaatatttaataaatactgCAAGAAAAATTtagatgaataatattaaaggaaaatactttaaacACAAAaggattagataaaaataaactcacaaatcgatatgatttgatatagtacatcagattataaaattattgctTTCTTATATCTATCCTTGTACTTGTATTCCTCAAATTGGAGCTAGCAAGATTGAGGGAATCTTTATCCTCATCAATCATGTGGTTTTACATGAATCAAGGCATTTCCCCCGCTACCTAAGCTACCAACTATGGGCTTTGATATTTACATGCATCTGCTTGCTTTTGTATGTACAAGTCTAtctctttaaataaataaataaaagtataaaatctcatttgagACAAGAAAGTCGTGGATCCCATGTGCCGTCTGGCCAATATAAGGCTAATTCTTTTAGGGATGAGATTACATGACTCAGACATGCATAGAGCTCTCTCGGTTGTCTTCTTCTGTGCCTGGACTCTGGCCTAGTCATGGACAGACTCCTGCGTTTGGAGGGGAGCAGGTATACATACAAAGCTCAAATTGTCAACTCCAGGATCCGATCAATAACCACTGTGATTTTAAATGGTTGactgaagcttttttttttttttttgggcttaaGCTTTTTTAGACACGAAAATGCGAGAATGCAGCACGAGAAAAGTTACcgattgatattttattttattttattttattttaattatttttccttaaatgttaaggaagtatttttaaacgagtttgtaagtttttttttttaatatttaaagagatttaaaaaaatacttaaaaaatacaaaataaaaaaaaatacattttaccCTTATCGGTAAGAATCCTAGGGTCGACTCTCGTTGGCTCCAGCATGATCCTTTTAGCAAGACCTTTTGGATACTGAGACTATTTCAGGTATTTTCAGAATAtcttactaatatttattattttattattattttttattactatgtactattatttaatattttatcattattattttttcactacctCAGATATTCTCAGAATTTCAAGTATTCTTAGAATATCTCGTATAATTgcacagatgagataaaaattaaaagttgaataaattattattttttaatattatttttgttttaaaatttaaaaaatttaaactatttattatattttatataaaaatttaaaaaattctaatgattatataaggtaaaacatctcatcttggCAACCAAATAAAAGTCCACTGGctcaagaaatttataaaagtacattctatttaaaatagaatttacaaaaaaaaaaaaaaaaaaattatttaaacaaaaattatttgtccttttttctataattaaatCAGGTATCATATTCATTTGGTCCATTAGAAACGATGACTAGTCCAAAAGAGTTAGACTGGTTGGGTTTACTTTAAGGTTATGTTTAgaattatataagataatttgtaaatagtagtaaaaatttaatgataatatgttaaataataataaataataataaaaataataaataaataataatatattatataataataaaaaataaataaataataataataataaaatattaaatagtaatagagagatttgaaaaactttttaaaaatgcgcccaaatataatttattttacaatttttatagtGTAGTTTTCGGGATGAAAGGAGGTTGATACCCAAATATTACAGATTAGGCTAGGCCCAATGGCTTTGACCCAAATAAATCTTCCTAGTATGCATTAATCCTCTTGGGTTGTGAACTTCTGCTTTATTTCTGTCTGACACATCAAATGGGACAGCTTTTGGTTTAGGGTGGCTTCCAGCTTCCAGGgttattattgttaatgtaattgtgttttttttatatgtatttttttaatatttttaaatatttttttaagaaataaaaaaatataatattattaaaaaatatttatttaatcattaagtaaaaaaatacaacGATAGCTCCCAACGAGAACTAGGAGCAGTGAGAATAGCTTTTACTCTTTGGTTTATTTGCAAACCATAGGCTCTGTttgtgttcttttattttttttcaatcattggttttttatatataatattttaagagtaatgctacatgtacttatagttttacttacacttttatttataagatttattttgttagttttcttttaaaattcaaatttcaaattttatgatttttaacgtatcaataattgacatgtaaaaaagtaaattttttataagtttttcttaaatatatttagcattttccatattttaaatgattttctaGTAAAATGGAGTTTGAACATAGTAAATGATTTTCCGGTGATATTGCATTTGAACATCGAAGGAGAAATGAAGTTTGGCAAAATGAACTATGAGAGCTAGGCCAGTTCATTCGGGCCGGATGTTATCATGGCTTGATTCGGAGCCAGATAATCGGGTTTCGGTTATGAATTTCGGCACGAAACAAATTTGGGTCGGTACCCATATGGAAAAATCTAAGTACACTCGGTAccccattttatttatttaaataaatacatgaatacTCAGGCGGGCGATGAAATAACCATATGTGCATTGAATatagggttttttttattttgttttatcggGAATAGAGGGTTTGACGAAAAGATGAATACTCATATTTGGACAGACGACGAAATAGCATCGGTAGCAAAAGTGGGGGGAACTTTTGATATTGATCAGGGTGGCTTTAGTTTTTTGGCTAACTTCTCTTTCGACATGAGCCTTTGGGATTTTCTTAATACGAAATAAttaaggtttcgtttgtttttagagatgagatgaaattaaaattaaaaatttgaataaaatattattataatatattttttaatattatttttattttgagatttgaaaaagttgaagtgtttatttttttttgtgtgaaaatttgagaaagttgtgatgatgagatgataggTTTTTAATTACAAGCATTTTTTTCCCTAAGCAATGGATGTGTGCTATTGTGTATTTAAGTTGGAAGAAATTCTTCCAACAAATATGCAGCTTCCTCGCTCTAAGTAGTAAACAACGTTTTGCTCGATCTGTGGGTTCAATGatcacaatattaaaaaattttattttaaaaaagtaaataaatagagtttgaatgctccatcaatattttttcatgaaaaaaatattcataacatttaagctttgattttaaaaaaaaaaaaaaaaaaaaaaccaggtaCAACCCGCAACCGGGGTTCTGGGGGTTTTTAAAAGCCAGTTTCAATCCGTGTTTCAGCTCGATTTTGAAACCCGAGTTCCAATCGTATACCCGGGTTCTCAGGCTGGAACCCGGATATACAGTCCAAATGAGAGTAGTTCAATCAACAGAAGAGGCTAGTTCTGTAACACACTATCTCTCTAGATTACTGTTAGGGTGAACACAAAAAATACACTAGAATATTTTCTACCTTTCTTTGTACAAATTAAATTCGTaatctaacaaaaataaattgacaaaTGGAACTAAAAAAATCAAGCAACCTACAAACAAGATACCAATTAAAACTTCAACTATCATCAATAATGAGTTTACAGATTGTCTTCTCTAGAGCAATCTCTAGAAACTACCGATACATCGAGAATCAGGCTGAACAAAATAGTCGGTACTTGACTCGACCCAACTATTCCAAACCATTATGAACTGAATTAACTAAACCGAAAAAAACTCGGATCAAAATTCGCACTACCTAGTATTGTCGACCACGACCCATCTCCTTGTCTGCACCTTACTACACCTCCCCTAGATAATAACGCTAGATCATAATACAcattcacaaatatatacatgagagagagagagagagagcgcactAGTTTGGTTCTGTTTATAAATGTGGGTGAGGGATTTGGAGGGAAAAACCCTAATGTTGCTATTTATACACGGCCTCTAATTTTCTGCATTATTTGTTGGAATAGGTGGGCACGATTCCTTAAATTATATTACGCCCATGTCCTCTAAATGATAAAAACCCTGGCTGAGGAAGGAAAAAACTGTTTTATGGTAAAGGACAAAAGTGTTCAAATTCGGCTAATccagttttcataattttttttttttttatatatcaagaTTTAGCTACCCATTATTCTGAAATGGAAAAGTTTTTTTGCAAGCGAATTCCCGCATCAAATGGCATACGGATGCTAATACGTAACGCATCCGTTTAATGAAATGGTACAAATTGaagacgaaaataattttagtgAGATAGGagactttcttcttctctcaaaattttcttatattatttttctttttaataaaaaagtcaCGTCAGCGTCGGTACGTGATTTGGTGCTCCAaaccgcttgtacctagcaaggCGCGAAATGAAATTTCAAATATCGTAACTTTTCTAGGatctaggtttaaaaaaaatcaggtTGGATCGAAAAAAACCGAATTTTGCTTAATTAGGTTTGGGTCAGAAAATCAAATCACTGGATTCGGTTTGGAAACATTTAATCGAAAATATGTCTTTTCAGGTCAGGTCGAAAAATCACATTTTCAAATCGGGTCGAATGAAAAATCTTAACCATACAAGTAGATATCAACCAGAGCAACAAGAAAGATCTCATCAAGTGGGCATATGCAATTAAAAATCGGGAAGGAATTTCAACGATTAGCACTAGTCAAAACGAAGCTCTCATCATCAGGaacaaaaaactgaaatttcatcaaaatcgaACTACAAATAATCTCTCAAAACTCTGATTGAAGTATGAGAAAAACACAAATTTTCTCTTTTCGTATGTAAGATGC encodes the following:
- the LOC121243262 gene encoding aspartic proteinase NANA, chloroplast, giving the protein MMKWRTISLLFVIFLLSICLSFHGLVLAHDFPHEEPDMMRLELIHRHSPQLIGTVHGGPWPFKTRLERIKELVERDIVRHRVTISHKRGGQGRLSTRRKDQETSAEMPMRSGADYGTGQYFVHVKVGKPARSFLLIADAGSELTWVNCRYGCGSKNCNTHKGRLRDHRRVYLADRSSSFETIPCSSKMCKIELVNLFSLVRCPTPSTPCAYDYSYLDGSAALGFFANDTITVGLTNGRKMMLENVLIGCTESTRGEGFKGADGVLGLGYGKHSFATKTAGKFGDKFSYCLVDHLSPKNISNQLIFGTNRNKHSLSRNIQQTKLLLDAIPPFYAVSILGISIGGVMLRIPTEVWDASLGGGTILDSGSSLTLLAEPAYKPVMTALQMSVSTYERLDIKPFEYCFKSTGFNESLVPRLVFHFTDGARFEPPVKSYIIDVAPQSKCLGFVSVIWPSTSIIGNIMQQNNLWEFDLVQGTVGFAPSSCT